The DNA segment tcttaaccaccaatcatattgaacatgtaatatagttaagtatagcggaagcatttaagtaacccaagcataaatattaatgtatgaaacatcataagtgttcaaatagcattcacgatcctttgcccacaacgacctactcctccctgtgcaagctccataatgtacctaaggtcctgcaaggcatgcagcagagagtcaacaactagttgagcgagttcacagaaagtaagttcagtaatagaaatggtatagcaagcattgcgttcgttcatctaatcatgtatcgtattagttcgttcattgctcatgtatagtattggtttccatcgcgggccctttcggcatgtatgcgaagatttgggttaatactcccaaatatcctagactatgtatatttgtatcgctggccaccctggcatgtgtgcgaagttctaatatgtatagttcacagccttcccgaggcatgtgtgcgaagatcagtcataattatcgcagccaacccttggcgtgtgtgcgaagatctgttcatgtaggtatactagtctagccgtatcttatccttcaccatcctcaccctgaggactcgtatcattaagttccattaactaagtatgtacgtataattcattcaatcccattcccaccctgggaaccccatgccttggctgtgtgaactcaccttgggtttgctcggtatgctaagtatgttctcgcaattaatcaatcacgtccGCGAAGAACAAGATAACAACTAAATTGGTCCGAAGCTTCGGGAACACCAGATTGCCGTCAACAAAGTAgggagagagttctagggtttagGTTTTGCCAAAGATGTGAAACTGAAACCGTTTCACGTGATTATACTCGAAACAGCGTGTTGGGCCCTAACTGGGCTTCGGCGaatctgggctcggcgaaacaggCTGTTTCGTTAAGAGTGGTTTGACGAAACAGTGCTTCTGTTTCGTTGAGTGGTCCTTGGCGAATCACAAGCTTGATTCGTCGAGATGGTTTGATTGGTGCATAAGTATAAGTGTTTTATATCGATCCATGttatatacacaacaacaatAAATCACATAAGTGCACAATTGTATCATGTTTCATTATAACACGTATGGTTGCAATtcaaacaagtcaactactaaataGTTAAGTCAATggtcaaggtcaacgtgcattaaatacaaaatgaaagtcaaaagttcgagttgtcacattatccccaacttgaaagaaatttcgtcccaaaatttggtacgtactcactgaggaagctagataggttgcatcgatcactggttttcctggggtgtcacagttaTGTCATTattcctgttgcatatgttaACTGCGTTAAGTGTTAACTGTGTTAAGTGTGTGAGTTCTGCCAAAACTTGTTACCTTGTTAAGTAGGTTGATCTCGTTAAACACGATGACACTGTTGATTGTGTTACTGAAGAACCTTGATCGTATTAACCAAGAACTCTAtcttatgtgatacatgatgttaactgtcaaACGCTTTACGATATAGATTACCTGCGTATtaatacgaacatgaactgatttattacacatgcatacaataggacttgcctgattacttgtgagtgcataacatagcataccgagcaaaccaaggtgagttcacacagccaaggcatggggttcccgggtgggaatgggatttgatgaactattgtacatactccgctgatagaactacgactagactagtaacacttattgaactgatcttcgcacacctgccaagggttggccgcgatattatgactgacttcgcacacctgcctttggaaggccgcgaactgaaatttactaatcttcgcacacctgcctggtaggccgcgatacagataaactgtgacaactcgaatttccaagatttctattttgcatttattgcacgttcattgttcgtgtagttaattatttgcacaattgattgctatggaatggtatacgttttgatgcaataaatcgtattgtgtgattgtgcatggttgtttgattaattgtgacagacttgtcaattatgtgaacttggtggcgaaactgtgaaatgcttgtaagatggtatgcttgtgtaaaatataattattcagggtgtattgagtaattagtgaaaatttaattatacttaaccctaatccttcactaaaccacacacacaaaaatccaagcacgtagttaacaattctctggcaatcatcaccaaatcattggcaagacatcacaagtttgattcctctctttctctaggatcaacacaaggtaattgttaatgattgtttgttgattatttgattgatatcaattcttgattcttgtaattcttgcaaaccctagttcttgatatGATGGTCCTGTATTTACTGAATTCAATcttgattattgtgttatgatAATGATTAGTCGTGAAATCGTTGTTTGATGGCAAAATATGCTTAGTAGTTTGAagtttttgggtaaagggttaccccggtaaattttataaatcaccaaCCAAATAAAACAGGGTGTGCCACGACATTGACACACACTACTAGTCAAGGCAAACCAAGACTAGAATATCCAAGAAACAACCAAAACGACAAAACATACAACCCGAAAAAAGAATCAAAGCCCGACAAAACTAAGTCCCTAACAACATGCTAGCCGAACAAAGACAAGCACTAGCCCGGATCACAATCCAAACTCTTCACCGAGATCTGCCAGGTTTCCAAAAGGTCACGATGCTTCCTGTCATTCCGAAGCTTGAATCCCATAATCTTCAAACGAACCGTACTGATAATAACATGCGAGAGCATCTCAGGGGATCGTTGGACACTAGAAAATAACCAGTTATTCCTCTCCTGCCATACATAGTACGAAGTAGCCGCAATAAGGATCTTACCCACAATCCGGTCTAGAGTTCTAGAATTTGCGTTTTGAATCATCCACTGCCTAACCGAGGACCATGTGTTGTTAACACTCTCCATGTTGACCCTTTTCCTCACTGCTTCCCAAACTTTCGTGGCAAAGGAGCATTGAAAGAAAAGGTGGTCTCTAGAATCGCGATCATGGTAACAAAGAGGGCAACACATAAGAATCAGATTAGTAGTACTACCCGCTTCCCACGCAGCCATCCTGTCTTGCGTCTTTAATTTATTAGTCATTACTAACCACATATGAAATGAATGCCGCGGGATGCATTGGCTGAACCAAATTGAGTCAACCCAAGCAACCCTATCATCCCTATGCCGCAAAGTGTTCCAAACATCCCAAGCCCGAAAATGACAAAGGTTCCCTTCCATATCTTTCCAACTACACCGATCAGCCATATCAACTAAAGGATGCGGAGAAGGAATGTTTATAAGAACCGGAAAAAGATCGAACCAAGCTTGAGGCCATTTCCATTGTCCGATATCATCAATAATATCCGCAACAGTAGACCGAAGGTTGAAACCTGCATTGGCTATTGCCCGAGGAGATATAAAGGATCTAAGAGGGCTACAAGAACACCAGTTATCACTCCAAGCATTCGTTTGCCGACCACTCAAGATAGACATCCAAACATAAGGTCTGATGTGGTCACGAATTGCAAGAATATGTCTCCAACCCCAGCTTGCGCTACCCCGTTTTGTCACCTCCCAGAAGTTCGTACCTTTCAATTTGTAGGAATGAATCCATTGCACCCAAAGCGAAGGACGATGATTAATAATACTCCATACATGGCCAGCAAGTAAAGCAATATTGACATCCTTAATACTGCGGATACCCAACCCCCCCTCTTCCTTCGGCAAGCAAACATTGGACCAAGCAACTTTTGAACGAACTTTCCCCTGAATGCCACCATTCCAAAGAAACCGACGCATAGACTTTTCAAGCTCTTTAACTATACGAACCGGAAGCATAAAGACAGAAGCCCAATAAGTGTACATAGATGCCAGAACCGAATTGATCAGTTGAAGCCTACCTGCAAACGATAACGATCTAGACATCCAATTGTCAATTCGACGCTTAACTCTCTCAATCAGGATTTTACAATCCCTATAAGCAAGACGGGTCGAAATAAGCGGAACTCCAAGGTAGCGAACCGGAAGGGAACCCTCCTGAAAAGGCATCAAACCCAGGATTTGCGTTTTCACATGGTTGGGAACATTGCAAAAGAAGATGGTACTCTTCGGCGCACTAGGAACCAAACCCGAAATCTTTGTAAAGCAGCCCAACGCATCCCTTAAAACTTTAACAGAGGGCCGATCTCCATGAGCAAAAATAAATAAGTCATCCGCGAATGACACATTTATAATTCTTTGTTTAGCACATTGAGAATGGAATTTGAACGATGCATGAGTTCTCGCTGCATGCTGAAGGAGAAGCGATAAGACTTCCATAACTAGCGTAAACAAATACGGAGACAAGGGGTCTCCTTGTCTAAGGCCCCGCTTCCCATAAAAGAAACCATGAATGTTGCCATTGATGCAAAGAGAATACGAAACCGTAGAAACGCATGTCATAATCCACTTTACCATTTTACGATGAAAACCAAACCTCATTAAGACAGTTTCCAGGAAAGACCAGTTAACTGTATCATATGCCTTCTGAATATCAATTTTCAAAGCACATCTAGAAGGACCTCTATTGATATGATAATTGTGCATAAGTTCTTGCGTGAGGAGGATGTTATCAAATATCTTACGACCAGGAACGAAAGCCGATTGGTTAATGCTAACCAAGCTATCCAGATTACCTTTCAGTCTATCCGTGATGATCTTGCTGATACATTTGAAGAGCACGTTACAACAGGAAATCGGCCTGTAGTCAAGAACCGAATTAGGAGCCTCCTTTTTAGGAACCAAAGCAATGATCGTGTGATTGATCTGTTTAAGCAATTGGCCATTATCAAAGAAGGTAAGAACAGCGTTCGTAACTTCCTCACCCACCGTCTCCCAAGCATGTTTAAAAAAAGCTGACGTGTAACCATCCGGGCCCGGAGCTTTGTTTTCCCCAATGCTAAACATAGCCTTTTTAACTTCCTCTCTAGACACCGGACGAATCATATGATTTGCAGCATTAGTAGAGAGAGTattaataaacaagttatcaataTCAAGGTGGTCAACGTAGTCCGGAGTACCCAAAAAATCCGTGTAATGATTAACAAAAACAGCAGGGACATCATCACCCTCGAACTGGTTACCCTGAGCATCTTTAATACACGAGATTTTACTTCTCGCATTCCTGCTCTTCACACACTTATGGAAATAAGACGTATTAGCATCACCCGCACTAAGCCAATCAACCTTAGCTTTCTGCTTAAGAAAGCATTCCTCATCATAAGCCGCAACTTGAAAATCACGGAGACATGAAGCTTGCAACTCACGAAGGCAAGAGTCCGACGGGTTAGTGTCAATTTGCAGCTGAAGATCATCCAGTTGCTTCCGAAGAGAAGACACTCGAACATGAAGGTTACCCTGGTTATGAAGAATCTTGCGAAAAGCTGGTTtgagatttttcattttcttgacCACCGAATACATGGCATGACCCGTAACACTATTAGACCATTCCTTATCAACAGCTTGCAAAAACTCCGGTTTAGACGTAATAAAGTTCGGGAATTTAAAAGGTCTCGGTTTATGACTACTAGCCGAAGACGATTTAAACACACAAGGAGTATGATCCGAAATGCGAGGCGGATGAAAAAAAGCAAAGCCCTCCGGAAATAAAGAAAGGAGATGGATATTACCCATAATCCGATCTAGCTTTTTCAAAACACCAATACCCTCTCTCGGCTTCTGGTTCCATGTGAAATGCATACCATGACAAGGAATATCAAGAACCTCCAATTGTTTGACACAATCATCAAACTCCCTCATGCCAATAGTAAGACTAGACGAACCAGAAGAACAATCATCAAGACTAAGAGCCACATTAAAATCACCAAGAATCAGCCACGGCTTATCTCGAGCCAAACTATTATGCTTAAATAGATCATCCCATAGCACCCGCCTCGCTTGATAAGAGTTTTCTgcataaacaaacgaacaaagaAACATTTTCTTGTCAGCCTTAAATTTGAGCTGAGTGTGGATAACTTGGTCCGATTGAGAAAGAACCATTAAATCCACATCATCCGCATTCCATCCAAGAATTATACGAGTACCCCTAGCACACAAACCCCCATTAGACGTCCAATTCCAAGAACGAAAAACTTTGTTACAAATTCTATCTAAGTTATTCACTTGGACATGAGATTCCAAAACCGCACAAACACTAAGCTGATTTTCAGTAATAAAAATCCGAATCTCGTTTTGTTTCAGGGGACGATTCAAACCCCTAATGTTCCATGCAGCTATACTACCCATTTAAACCGTTTaaaccgggagtgcttgccccctcagcgTGTGTTCCCACCGATTTACTTGACATAAAATCAGCCATTTCTGTTTGAACCCTGTTAACAACCTCCTCTTCTTGAAAAGAACCATTCTTATTACCAACATTAGCCTGACCCGAATCATGTTGTTTCTCAGTGTCAACAACCCGAGCATCCCCCTCCGTGTTTTTAAGGGCTTCAAAAGAGTTCCTAATCTCCACACTATTCTTATTAGGCTTATCCTGCTTTGTACCCGAGGAACTGGCACCCATAGTAACTACCTTTGGTCTATATATGAATTTTTGTTTTTGCTTCTTCGGCATCGTTCCAAGCCTAGCCGTTTTCCTTTTGTCAGTAACAAACCCATCCTCATCTACCACAACTTGCTTATCTTTCTTATTGTTCACGTTTTTAACACAAGTCTGATCATTATGACCAAAAACACAACAACCCGAACACCGTTGAGGCTTCCATTCATATTCAACTTTGATTCTTTCTGTAACATAACCATCCTCCTCAAGCTTCGGAATAGCCACAGTGATAAACTCTTTGATATCAGCATCCGCATTGATTTCAATTAAGGCCCTAGCAAAACTACTCCGACCCCAGTTTTCCGAACACATATCCGCTGTATAACCATCCAACCGTTTTGGTTCACCAATCTTAGAAGCTAGCAAGCTTAAACCATCCTCATTATAGATTGCAATAGGCACATTATGGAGCTTCACCCAAACCGGAGCAGATTTAATTCCTTCTTTCTTAAGGCTAATGGACGGGGACCAAACGTTAAGAAATAACGGCACCTTCCTAATCAACCAAGGACCACCTTCCAACACTTTTTCCATACCCTCCTTCGtatcaaacttaaagaaaaagaaaccatCCCCGTTCATCATGAGTTTATTAAAACCAAATTTAGCCCAAACATTCTTAGCATAGTACTCAACAACCGGGAACGGCAACCGATTACCCAAGAAGTAACCATATAAAACATTGACAAATTTCTGTTGAGCTTTGCGGATTACCTCACGAGGGATGACAACATCAGCATCAGGTTTTGTCTCTCCAGAATCCATCTTCCGGAAATTCACCTCTTTTTTTACAACGGCAGCATTCCTTACCCTATCCGCATATGAGACCTTAACGGCAGGCTCCTCTTTATTCCGATCTGCATCAATACTTGCCTCATGAACCGGAACCGATACCTTCTCCAATTCATCAATTATGTTAATCACTCTAGGTTCCTTTTGGCCGACAACCCTCCTCGGCAACACCGATGATCCATCAATGTTTAACGATTTAGCATCCAGACTAGCCCAAAAAGAAGACATATCACGCGAATCCTTTTGGTTCGGCTGGTTTGCATTGCTTGACTTGATAAAGACATCCCCATGCATTCTTTCAGAGAAGGACTGAAACCCTAGATCCTCTAAACTGTTATCATAAGTATTCTCCATGCATACGAACGAAAAAAGAAGCAGATGACCTAATCATGCAACGTGAAAACAAACGCAAAAAGACAAAACCAACGGCAATAATGAAACGAAACGGCAGAACCCTAGCAAAGCAAGAAACGAAAAGAGAAACCCTAAAATCAACgtcaaaagattagaaaccagGATTGCAATCTAGAACCCTACTTAGAGGGAACGATAACACCCCAATACCTAACCCAGATCGATTGAAAATTAAGGAAGAAGATCAAGAACAAGCTAGGGTTTAAGGAGATCTGCCAAAATCGCCAAAATCGCCAGAGAAGCCATAGCACTATGTTCTAGACTTAAAGTGTAGTTTGAAGTTGTTAATTGTTAAAGTGATTCCTGCTGTGCAAAAGTGATGAGTTTAGGGTTCTGGTCGTATGAAAACAAGAAACGTAACTATTATAGagaacgtaactgatacaatcgtGACTGCTTGTAGTCTGAGCTTTGCGAATGTGTTAGTCCGACTTTCACTGATTGTATTAGTGTCCGAGCTTTAATAGGTAGCATGGTCCGATGTTTATACATAAATCAAGTGATCCGAGTTTCATAAGTATGTGAGAGTCCGAATTTCTGTTGAGTTACAAGGGGTAGTCCGAGTTTTTGTAAGGCTAAGGTTGTCCGAGTTTCTCTTAGGGGAAAGCtcattggtccgagttttactATAATgttgttgtccgagttttgacaAGCACATGCTGACCGAGTTTCATTCCATAtctaggtccgagtttcatgacctAAGCACCGAGTTTCATGC comes from the Helianthus annuus cultivar XRQ/B chromosome 4, HanXRQr2.0-SUNRISE, whole genome shotgun sequence genome and includes:
- the LOC110933787 gene encoding uncharacterized protein LOC110933787: MENTYDNSLEDLGFQSFSERMHGDVFIKSSNANQPNQKDSRDMSSFWASLDAKSLNIDGSSVLPRRVVGQKEPRVINIIDELEKVSVPVHEASIDADRNKEEPAVKVSYADRVRNAAVVKKEVNFRKMDSGETKPDADVVIPREVIRKAQQKFVNVLYGYFLGNRLPFPVVEYYAKNVWAKFGFNKLMMNGDGFFFFKFDTKEGMEKVLEGGPWLIRKVPLFLNVWSPSISLKKEGIKSAPVWVKLHNVPIAIYNEDGLSLLASKIGEPKRLDGYTADMCSENWGRSSFARALIEINADADIKEFITVAIPKLEEDGYVTERIKVEYEWKPQRCSGCCVFGHNDQTCVKNVNNKKDKQVVVDEDGFVTDKRKTARLGTMPKKQKQKFIYRPKVVTMGASSSGTKQDKPNKNSVEIRNSFEALKNTEGDARVVDTEKQHDSGQANVGNKNGSFQEEEVVNRVQTEMADFMSTAWNIRGLNRPLKQNEIRIFITENQLSVCAVLESHVQVNNLDRICNKVFRSWNWTSNGGLCARGTRIILGWNADDVDLMVLSQSDQVIHTQLKFKADKKMFLCSFVYAENSYQARRVLWDDLFKHNSLARDKPWLILGDFNVALSLDDCSSGSSSLTIGMREFDDCVKQLEVLDIPCHGMHFTWNQKPREGIGVLKKLDRIMGNIHLLSLFPEGFAFFHPPRISDHTPCVFKSSSASSHKPRPFKFPNFITSKPEFLQAVDKEWSNSVTGHAMYSVVKKMKNLKPAFRKILHNQGNLHVRVSSLRKQLDDLQLQIDTNPSDSCLRELQASCLRDFQVAAYDEECFLKQKAKVDWLSAGDANTSYFHKCVKSRNARSKISCIKDAQGNQFEGDDVPAVFVNHYTDFLGTPDYVDHLDIDNLFINTLSTNAANHMIRPVSREEVKKAMFSIGENKAPGPDGYTSAFFKHAWETVGEEVTNAVLTFFDNGQLLKQINHTIIALVPKKEAPNSVLDYRPISCCNVLFKCISKIITDRLKGNLDSLVSINQSAFVPGRKIFDNILLTQELMHNYHINRGPSRCALKIDIQKAYDTVNWSFLETVLMRFGFHRKMVKWIMTCVSTVSYSLCINGNIHGFFYGKRGLRQGDPLSPYLFTLVMEVLSLLLQHAARTHASFKFHSQCAKQRIINVSFADDLFIFAHGDRPSVKVLRDALGCFTKISGLVPSAPKSTIFFCNVPNHVKTQILGLMPFQEGSLPVRYLGVPLISTRLAYRDCKILIERVKRRIDNWMSRSLSFAGRLQLINSVLASMYTYWASVFMLPVRIVKELEKSMRRFLWNGGIQGKVRSKVAWSNVCLPKEEGGLGIRSIKDVNIALLAGHVWSIINHRPSLWVQWIHSYKLKGTNFWEVTKRGSASWGWRHILAIRDHIRPYVWMSILSGRQTNAWSDNWCSCSPLRSFISPRAIANAGFNLRSTVADIIDDIGQWKWPQAWFDLFPVLINIPSPHPLVDMADRCSWKDMEGNLCHFRAWDVWNTLRHRDDRVAWVDSIWFSQCIPRHSFHMWLVMTNKLKTQDRMAAWEAGSTTNLILMCCPLCYHDRDSRDHLFFQCSFATKVWEAVRKRVNMESVNNTWSSVRQWMIQNANSRTLDRIVGKILIAATSYYVWQERNNWLFSSVQRSPEMLSHVIISTVRLKIMGFKLRNDRKHRDLLETWQISVKSLDCDPEKVSVAIPNVEDGGFLKSSINVEYEWTPPRCSTCNVFGHTLEDCPKVVKPKINQEPKGKNKLDEQGYQVIGKKNSAKHVIKDKPKFAYRPVRKDQHKASTSKLKADGIPLSNAFSALETPSNDCDDDVSDQDEVREVVNETTMFMQNKKTDGGSFSGASTPAVEVSNG